GATATCTACGGCCCTTCCTTGCCGATTATGTTTGGTTTGGAAGGTGCAAAACCACAATCCACCCAGACTTCCGGTGGACAAACTAAGATTTTGCCCATAGAAAAATTCGGTCTTAAATTATTGAGTATCGGTTTCTTTACTGATCCAAACCAGCCCATTCCATGGCGTGGCCCGATGGCTACTTCCGCTATCAAGCAACTTTTTAATGACGCAGACTGGGGCGAGATCGATTACCTGGTGGTGGATATGCCGCCCGGAACCGGCGACATTCACATTACCGTATCACAAACCTATCCCATATCTGGCGCCGTCATCGTAACCACACCGCAACAGGTAGCTTTGGCAGATGCCATCAAAGGGATGGCGATGTATCGTATGGAAGGCATCAACGTGCCGATCCTCGGGATTGTTGAAAATATGGCCTACTTCACCCCAGCGGAATTACCCGATAAGCAATATTATATTTTTGGTAAAGATGGCGGAAAGCGACTGGCTAGGGAAAACAACGTGCCTTTTTTGGGAGAAATCCCATTAGTAAAAGCGGTGGCCGACTCCGGCGATAATGGCTTCCCAATTTTGTTGGATGATCAGGAGACGGTAGCAGCAGCATATCAGCTTATCGCAGGGCGTGTAGCACAGGAATTATCTATTCTGGCAAATACCTAAGTAGATTTTTTAGCATACTAACAGAAATAATATACAAACATATGGAGCATATCAAAAAGCTGGCAGCTGTTCGCGAATCCATGGCGGAGCGTGGCATAGATGCCTATATCATACCTTCTGCCGATCCGCATATCAGTGAGTACTTGCCGGATCGTTTTAAAGCAATTGCCTGGACATCCGGATTTACCGGATCAGCGGGCACCTTGGTTATTACCCAAAATTTTGCCGGGTTATGGACAGATGCACGCTACTTTGTCCAAGGTCGCGAGCAATTAACGGACACCGGTTTTGAACTAGTCAAACTAAAAGTGCAGCATAAAGCCGAATATGTAGAATGGCTTGGTGAAAAGTTTGGCAAAGGCAATACGGTAGCCTTCGATGGCAATTTAACCTCTCTTCTTCTTGCAAAGACGGTCAAAGAAAAGCTGGAACCTCTCGGTATCGTGGTAAACGGTAGCGAAGACTTATTGGATGCAGCCTGGGAAGATAGACCATTGCTTCCAACCGACTCCGCGTACCTTATCCACCCGGATACCACCGGACAAGATGCGACCAGTAAGATTGCAGCTATTCGTCTTAAGATGGAAAAACTCCATACGCAAGCGCATATCATCTCATCGTTAGACGACTTAGCATGGACATTAAACATTCGTGGAAACGATGTACCCTGCAATCCTGTGGTATTAGGCTTCCTAATCATTGAACTACAACGCGCAACGTTATTTATTGATCGTACAAAACTTTCTGCGGAAGATCAGGCGGAGCTGAATAGAGCGGGCGTAGATATACAGCCCTACGACAGCGTGCATGCCTATATTCAGCAGCTTGCGGTGGAGCAGCTATTGATCGATCCTAAGCGCACTTGTTATGCAGTTTACGAAAGTATTCCTGCACATGTTACCGTGTTGGAAGATACGAACCCATCTACGTTTCTGAAGGCGGTAAAAAATCCGACGGAGGTAAGCTTTACACGCGAAACGATGTTGAAGGACGGTGTGGCACTCACACGTTTCTTCAAGTGGCTCGAAGAAAATGTAGGTCATGAATCTTTAACAGAAATCAGCATTGCTGATCAGCTGCAGGCTTTCCGCGCAGCACAGGATGGTTTTGTCGATATTTCGTTCGATACCATTGCCGGATATTTGGAGCATGGCGCTTTACCGCATTACAAAGCAACTCCTAAAAGTGATGCAACCTTGAAGGCATCGGGATTGTTGTTGGTAGATTCGGGTGGTCAATATACTTCTGGAACCACAGATATTACACGCGTGGTTTCTTTGGGAAATATCACCCAAGTCGAACAAGAAGATTATACTATAGTACTAAAAGGGTTAATCGAAGGGTCGATGGCGATCTTCCCACAAGGCACTCGCGGCTATCAGGTAGATGCGATTACACGTCGACCAATTTGGGAGACCCTTCGCAATTACGGACATGGTACTGGACATGGTGTGGGTTTTTTCCTGAACGTGCACGAAGGGCCACATGTCTTGAACCCCTCCAATGTTGATGTCGCCATCGAAGAAGGCATGATTTCTTCCATAGAGCCAGGACTGTACCGCGAAGGATCCTACGGTATTCGTATCGAAAACTTGGTATTGAGCCGTGCACTATCTCATAATGAATTCGGTGATTTCATGGACTTCGAGACATTGACTATTTGCTATATCGCCACAGATTTGGTTAATAAATCATTGCTGGATACAAAGCATATCGAATGGCTAAACGAATATAATAACTGGGCTTATAATCAACTAGCGCCTTTGCTCACCGCAGAAGAAGGTGACTGGTTGAAAGAAAAGACTCAGGCAATTTAATAAAACTGGCCGTGAGACATATCTCACGGCCATTTGTTCTTTTCTTCGCTCCGATTGTATTATTCGGCCTCTTTTGGCTTAACCTCAAAAAATTGTTCTTTAGGTTTGTGGTACACACCGGACAGTGTAGTTACATATACCTTGTCATCGAATTCATTTAAAGAAGTGATGAGATTACCGGTAAGCCCTTCATTTACCAACTCTTCCACCTCATATCCTGAATCATGGAAATTAAATTTCCAAATTTGACCATACCGATAACCAACTAGTTGATCTCCGACTTGACTAAAGCTTACGTCACTTAAAAATCTTTCAACATCGTAGGAACTCATCCAGCTATTGCCTTTATCCGCAGATTGATAGAAATTACCGTCTCGTCCAAAACCGTACAACATACTATTGTGTTCAAATGTACGAACCAATGCCCTATCCAGCACCTGACGGTAGTTGCCATCGGAGTCTACTAAGAGCGTTCTTGTATGGGAGGATATTAAAAAATGATCCTCTATCGCCATGATCATATCCAAACCATAGTGTTCACGATCGTCCAAAGCGATTACTTTGGTAGCCGGTATGTTCAGCCAGGTGGGTATTCCCTCTTGGCCACCTCCTGGATCAACGTCAACCAGGAGCAATCGCATGAAAGGGTAATTATCTGCACCATTAGCTCTGTATGCCATAAGCGTCTGATTCCGATTATTTATGGCCATAGATTCTCCGAAATGACTATGGATGTATACCATTTCATTGAATTCGGGATCGATATCGCGTACGTCTAACCGTTTACTTAGTCCAGTGCTTACAGGAAGGTCGGAATTCACAAATAGAACTGTGCTATGTTGCATAGAAGCGCCCACGAAAAACTGCTCGCTAATTGGCAACTTTACATTGATAGAAGGCTGAAAATAAATCGCATATCTTTTTATATCAGCAGTTTCTTGAGAGACATCTTGTTCAGATGGATATAAATTAGTGTAACCGTAAGGTCCTATCATAGCCAATCGATTACCAATTTTAGTAGCATATAATTGTGTTTTATGATGATATTCGAAACGCTCGTCGCTTGTCCAAGAATTTGAATTGGCTATTTCATTTTCTAGCTCAAGTGGTGTATCCTTTGAACAAGACGAAATAAGGAAAAGCAATGTCGCAACCGACATAAGTTTTAGTGAAAACAGGATATACTTCATGATTAAAGAAAAAGTTAGATAGTTAGAATTCCGAATTTAAACAATTTTTACCTGTAAATGGAAATTTATAAATGAAAAATCGTCAGTTTGATAGCTAGACCATATATCAACATTATCGGATTAGATCACGATATTTGTACTATGGTATTTTTTAGATTCTTATTATCTTTTTTGTTTACCTGTTTGCTTGCCAATAGCTATGCGCAAAGCCTAAGCAGTAAATTACCAGTGGCGTTCACTCAGTTTAGAAACGAAGGCGGACTTGCCTCCGATAACGTATCCCTGGTAGTGATGGATACTAAAAAAGGGGATATCCTATTTGAACATCGAGCCAATACTGGGATGGCTACCGCCTCTACACTAAAAGTAATCACCAGTATTACCGCATTGGATGTACTTGGGCCAGAATACAGTTACACGACCACAGTTTCTTATGCCGGCACTGTAGACAAATCGGGCGTCTTAAAAGGAGACCTCATCATTAAAGGTACTGGCGACCCAACGCTTGGCAGTGATCGCTATGCGAACACCAAAGCACAAAACATTCTGGACCATTGGACATTTGCTATTAAGCAGCTCGGCATTACACGCATTGACGGACGAGTTATTGGCGACGATCGTATATTCGGAGGAAATCAAGTGCCTGCTGGATGGCCAGCTGCGGATATAGGCAACTATTATGGAGCAGGCATATCGGGCTTGAACTGGAAGGAGAACAAGACAGGCATTACCTTCTCGCCCGCAGCCATTGGCAGATCTGCTATCATAAAAAGCATTTCAGACGACCTGAGTTATCTGACGATCCGCAATGAAGTGACCACCGGAAATGCAGGAACAGGCGACAAAGTTTTTGGTTTTTCCAGCCCCTATGCTAGTACTATTCTTTTAAAAGGGACTTATGGCAAGGACCTTAGAAAAACGATAGAAATCTCGATTCCTGACCCAGCGTATCAGCTTGCTCGCGACTTGAAATCAAATCTGGAAAAAGAAGGCATTACGATAAATGGTGTGGCTGCGTCCGCTTACAAATTACCGGATTACGCGGATCACATCGGAAAAACAATTGCGGTACATCAATCTCCAAAATTAGCAGAGATCATCTATTGGTTCAATCAGAAAAGCATCAATTTATATGGAGAAGCGCTTTTAAAAACAATCGGCAAGGAAAAAAGTCATCTAAAAACCACCACTGAGAGCGCTGAATATGTGATTGCTTATTGGAAAAGTAAATTGAACATTCCCAAAAAAGATCTCGGAATGTTGGACGGTAGCGGCTTATCGCCCGCTAATCGCATTACCGCTAGCGCCATGAGCAGCATCATGCTATACGCTCGCGATAGAAATTGGTATACCGATTTTCACAATAGCTTGCCCAGCATCAACCACATGAAGATGAAGAGTGGTACAATCGGTGGTGTACTCGGCTATACCGGGTTTCAGACGAGCGCCGGCGGAGAGGAGCTCACCTTTACTTTATTTGTAAACAACTACAAGGGAAGTTCGGCCAATATGCGTCAGCGGATGTTCAAATTACTGAACGTCTTAAAACAATAGTTCCCCAAGTCATGGAATAATAATAGATTTGTAGCCACAAACATAAACTTACACATCAAAAATAGAATTCAATGAGCAGTGCAAATAGAAAGAAGGACGCTTTACGTTACCACTCATCCGGTCGTCCGGGCAAGATCGCGGTTGTTCCAACTAAACCTCATAGTTCACAACGAGATTTATCACTAGCCTATTCACCAGGAGTTGCAGAGCCATGCTTGGCCATTGCAGAAAATAGCGAAGACGCGTATAAATACACCGCAAAAGGCAACTTGGTGGCTGTTATTTCTAATGGTACTGCTGTATTAGGGTTAGGCGATATTGGTGCACAAGCGGGTAAACCGGTCATGGAAGGAAAAGGCTTATTATTTAAGATCTTTGCCGACATCGACGTGTTTGACTTGGAATTGGACACGAAGAATGTAGATGAGTTTGTTCGAATTGTTAAAGCTTTGGAGCCGACTTTCGGAGGCATTAATTTAGAGGATATTAAAGCTCCCGAATGTTTCGAGATTGAACGTAGGTTGAAAGCAGAGATGAACATTCCGGTCATGCACGATGATCAGCATGGTACGGCCATCATTTCTGGTGCAGCCTTGATCAACTCCTGCGAATTGCAACAGAAAGATATTAGCCAGGTAAAAATCGTCGTAAATGGAGCGGGCGCAGCAGCAATCTCTTGTACCGCGATGTACATCGCGGTAGGTGCTAAAAAGGAAAACATCGTGATGCTGGATAGCAAAGGTGTAATCCGTCGTGATCGCGAAAACCTGGATGCAACTAAAGCCGAATGGGCCACAGACCGTGACTTATATACGCTGGCAGATGCAGTAAAAGATAGTGATGTATTTATTGGACTTTCTGCTGCGGATGTATTAACGCCAGCTATGCTGGAATCCATGGCTGCCAAACCTATTGTATTAGCCATGGC
This sequence is a window from Sphingobacterium sp. lm-10. Protein-coding genes within it:
- a CDS encoding Mrp/NBP35 family ATP-binding protein, whose translation is MITQEQILHALGHVEEPDLKKDLVTLNMIQNIEILPNKIRFDVVLTTPACPLKGHIEHACRNAISLFVSKEIAVDINMTSRVVAADSNQLKGIKNIILVSSGKGGVGKSTVAANLALALSQQGARTGLLDADIYGPSLPIMFGLEGAKPQSTQTSGGQTKILPIEKFGLKLLSIGFFTDPNQPIPWRGPMATSAIKQLFNDADWGEIDYLVVDMPPGTGDIHITVSQTYPISGAVIVTTPQQVALADAIKGMAMYRMEGINVPILGIVENMAYFTPAELPDKQYYIFGKDGGKRLARENNVPFLGEIPLVKAVADSGDNGFPILLDDQETVAAAYQLIAGRVAQELSILANT
- a CDS encoding aminopeptidase P family protein; amino-acid sequence: MEHIKKLAAVRESMAERGIDAYIIPSADPHISEYLPDRFKAIAWTSGFTGSAGTLVITQNFAGLWTDARYFVQGREQLTDTGFELVKLKVQHKAEYVEWLGEKFGKGNTVAFDGNLTSLLLAKTVKEKLEPLGIVVNGSEDLLDAAWEDRPLLPTDSAYLIHPDTTGQDATSKIAAIRLKMEKLHTQAHIISSLDDLAWTLNIRGNDVPCNPVVLGFLIIELQRATLFIDRTKLSAEDQAELNRAGVDIQPYDSVHAYIQQLAVEQLLIDPKRTCYAVYESIPAHVTVLEDTNPSTFLKAVKNPTEVSFTRETMLKDGVALTRFFKWLEENVGHESLTEISIADQLQAFRAAQDGFVDISFDTIAGYLEHGALPHYKATPKSDATLKASGLLLVDSGGQYTSGTTDITRVVSLGNITQVEQEDYTIVLKGLIEGSMAIFPQGTRGYQVDAITRRPIWETLRNYGHGTGHGVGFFLNVHEGPHVLNPSNVDVAIEEGMISSIEPGLYREGSYGIRIENLVLSRALSHNEFGDFMDFETLTICYIATDLVNKSLLDTKHIEWLNEYNNWAYNQLAPLLTAEEGDWLKEKTQAI
- the dacB gene encoding D-alanyl-D-alanine carboxypeptidase/D-alanyl-D-alanine-endopeptidase is translated as MVFFRFLLSFLFTCLLANSYAQSLSSKLPVAFTQFRNEGGLASDNVSLVVMDTKKGDILFEHRANTGMATASTLKVITSITALDVLGPEYSYTTTVSYAGTVDKSGVLKGDLIIKGTGDPTLGSDRYANTKAQNILDHWTFAIKQLGITRIDGRVIGDDRIFGGNQVPAGWPAADIGNYYGAGISGLNWKENKTGITFSPAAIGRSAIIKSISDDLSYLTIRNEVTTGNAGTGDKVFGFSSPYASTILLKGTYGKDLRKTIEISIPDPAYQLARDLKSNLEKEGITINGVAASAYKLPDYADHIGKTIAVHQSPKLAEIIYWFNQKSINLYGEALLKTIGKEKSHLKTTTESAEYVIAYWKSKLNIPKKDLGMLDGSGLSPANRITASAMSSIMLYARDRNWYTDFHNSLPSINHMKMKSGTIGGVLGYTGFQTSAGGEELTFTLFVNNYKGSSANMRQRMFKLLNVLKQ